CTTTCTCCTGCGCTTCAATTCTTTCCTGAGTTGTTGCAAGATTTGGTGTTGTCTCCAATTCCTATGACGTGTCAGTTTCCTTGTTGCTGGATAGATCAACAActttttccatgtccatgaacttgaaaggtgaagactggaGTCCCTGACTAGCAGTTTGCTCTTGAATATCAAGTCTGATAACTTCTGTAAATGATTCTTGATTAGTtggttcagttgaagataccaCTTCAACAAGTGTCTCATTCCTTGGAAAATTCCCACAGAGTGGGACAACAGTATCAGCTGATGATGGATCAATACTAAGGCCACCTGACGACTCCACCTGCACCTCTTTTATGCCTGAATCAACAAACAACATCTTAACAAATTCATACATCTGAGAATTGAAGTCTACTCCAGTCTGTCTATATGTCTCCTGAGTCTGCTTCATGTCTTTCAGCTTTTCTTGAAAAATCTTCAAACTTGCTTTTGAACTATCAGGACACTTCTCTTCTTCAATGATTTGTAACGCATCCTGAAATGCATCTTCATACTTTTCCTtgttctcttcaagattcattGCGACAAGTTCCAATATAGCTGACCTTTTTCTTGGTTCTCTTGgttcacagagttccaactccattgcactgtactcatctttAAAGTTCTCTtgaaactgcaacatgatttaataacactcatcagggAATGCATAACAGATCATgcatatattattgtaggtgcatgacaagttatgcagtttttttgttgttgctggtcTCGATACTAACAAAAACGTTGATGCATAAAGTGTTACGCAACCAATTtatgaactgcataacaagttaagcAACAACTTTTTGtaaatgcataacacattatgtagacgcataacaaattatgcagccatattttcgaatgcataacaagttatgcatcaattttcacggctgcataacatgttatgcatatatcATTGTAGGTGCATGAAAAGTTATTCAGTCTTTTTATATTGTTGGTTTCGATACTAACAAATAAGTtgatgcataatgtgttatgcaaccactttttgaactgcataacaggttatgcaacaaattttttaaatgcataacaggttatgcagccaccaaaaatgatgcataacacattatgcagacgcataacgaattatgcatccatattttcgaatgcataacaagttatgcatcaattttcacgactgcataacatgttatgcatatattattgtaggtgatgacaagttatgcagtctttttttGTTGCTGGTTTCGATACTAACAAAAACGTTGATGCATAaagtgttatgcaaccaatttatgaactgcataacaagttatgcaaaaacttTTTGTAAattcataacaagttatgcatttaatattggatatgcataagatgttatgcatttaaATAATGTGTGATGCAGGAAATACATAACAAATATAATaactttttatatgcataacatgtGATTCAGCTATTTTAAACTATTCATAACAGGTCATGCATTTAATTTTGGAGATGCATAAGATGTTAGCATTCATAtttttaaaaacacaaccctgctcatttttaaacaatgcataactggTCAGGCATACACAGTTTTtgctgcataagatgttatgcaattACTTATTAAGgagcataacttattatgcaatCATTTTTAAGGTTCATAAACAAGTACCTCTAAGTTTGAAATAtgcttcttgagcattgctttcttcattgctcCAAAGTCCCACCTTGCAGCTCTTGGTGTAGCAGTTGGATTGACCTTGACAATGTTGGATGATGATATCCCATCTATGTTAGAGTGTCCAACCAACCAAAGCTGCAAAAAACAATAACTAATAAGttattatgtagatattatttaagaaagttaaaaagaaaaaaaaaactaactcacgagaaaatatatagtgcaaccaccgCAATTCCTGATAAGAAGATTGTCTTTTTTCACAGTCTTGATGTTGTCCATCAGGTGTTCATGAATTAGATCGGGAAAAGATACAGAATCCATGGTttcaaaatccttcaccaaaccAACATATGAGGCGTCCAATGAGTTTGCCATTGATCGACAAAATAACAAAACGACTAGCATGTAAAGGCATACAAGGGagacaacttcctcttcatgacctttATGATCAAGTTTTTCCATCAAGAAcctttcaatatcatctatccacacctttgttacTTGTGCTTTGGGAGTTTTAGTCACATCACATGCCCTTGTTTTGCATGGGAATTGCTTGACGAGTGCAAGTGACTGAGTCAGCCCTATCTCTTCCTTTGAAGTCAGAATATCTCTTCCTTTGTTTCCTTTAACTCTTGGCATCTGAAAAGTAACAGCAAGCTCACTAGCTGTTGACTGTATAGACTTTTTTTCGGATACTTAAATGAATGCTGACTCAGATCatcatggtcatatgatagaagGACCTCATCCATCAGCTGGTTGCCCTTACCATCCAAGTATGAAATGTTCGCAGCATTTAACCAGTTATAGACTTTCCCAAATGGAGACACATTCATCATATTATCCTGCAACGGACAAAAACCACCTCTTTCCCTTATCCTATTTAACAATGTAAGTATCCTTGGAaaacctgctctataagtacctACTTGAGTTGTAGGCTTGGTCTTAGGTTTAACTGCATaaacaaaattacaaaaaaaatgtattttaCTAAGTTAGAATTGCTTATTTCAAAGCATAACCTCTTATGCCTTTTATTTAGGCTTATGCATAAACTGTTATGCAAATTTTTTACCATGCATAACCTATGATGCATTACTTCTTAAAATGTAAACAGACAGGTAAATGAGATATTATGCACAACCAGTTgtgtgcataacctattatgcatagtATATAAGAaggcataacctgttatgcatttgTTTTTTGAACCTGTCATGTATAAAAAATCATTGCCAGGTTAACGCACCTTCTTTATTACCGATGCATAACGGGGAgggttcttcttcttgttgttcacTTTCaccttgattcttcttcttttgcatattcaggtattttgtttgtttcggttcacttctttttcttttcttcttattatcaacaacttgcttgactgaaacagaccaaatcaacacaaaaacTGTTCATTAGCTACGGTATCAGtttttgcataacatgttatgcatagtttataacaagttattcagcatattattacttctgcataacatgttatgcacagATTATAACAAGTTATTCAACATATTGTTACttctgcataacaggttatgcagctaAATTTAAACTGCATAACAAGGTATTCAGCATTTTATTACTTgtgcataacatgttattcaaCATTAGTACTTCTGCATAATATCTTATGCGCTCATATATCTGCTTAACATACCAGagacttcctttctcttcacatCATCGTGCTTTTCCTTCATTTGTATCTCCTTCAGTGGTTGGTCACtatcactttctttttcttcatcttcaacatcaacagGTAAATATGATGTTAAAATCGAAGATTTggtaaagaaaaaaacataatcaaacacTAACAAATGAAATGAATGATAAACctcacagtttttttttttctgtttcttcgacttgattttttcttcttcgtcttttaggtcatcaacatcaaaaacaaaaattaaaatcgaaaaaaaaaatcaaatctacTGAATGCAGGCAAGAATACCATCGATTAAACTAGATTTAGTACCTGATTTCTTCTCTTTTAAACTAGATTTAGTACctgatttcttctcttttgatttctgTATCCGCGTTCTTGTTGGTGTTTCATCCATTAGTGATCGATTTTAAGGATTTTTTGTTGATTTGATTTTCGTTATAGATCGATTTTATTTCTGTTGAAACACCGCTGAAGAAAGATTAATGAAGAAAGAAACTGTCGGTTTGttgattcgatttgatttgatttgagatTAATGAAATTAAAAACCGCTGAATTTTTGTACGTTTTAACCGCTGAAGGGCATTAAAGTCTTCCCgtacgttttaaatatttttaaataattttggatgcgactgtatcagaaattaattgtgggcctgcgcctaatttctCTTTTGAAGGCcatataaattaaattaggtACCCCACCCAGTTGGCAGtataaaaaaaattgggtggatTATTTGTACCTAACTCAACTAGGAGTGTATTTTAATCAGAAACGGAAGCATATAACTCGCTGAGTTGAGTTTTATTGGGTTGGAAAAGCACAAGGGATACATTTTTGAATGAGTTCACCTGTTTGTATACCTTTATCTAGAGTAGGTAATATTTTTGAGCTTTGCTCCTCTACTAATCcatcaaaaagaataaaaaatctaCCACCATCCAATACAAAAATTGTCAAATCACTATACCGGTGGACCACCCGGCTGGAGCATCACATGTAGTTGATTGATTAAATAAAGGATATTGAACCATTTCAGAGAGAGAAAACTCATTTTATAGATTCCACTGACTCAGCAATCATAATcttgatttcttcatcatcttactCAACAATGGAGGCTGTCATTAAGTTTTTTCTGGGAAAATTAACGACTTTAATAAGCGATGAGATAGGTTTGCTAAGTGGAGTTGACGATGAAGTACGGCAGCTGCAAAAGCATCTCCAATGGATGTCTGAATCCATAAAATATGCAGATGAAAAGCGTAGATCATCGCAGCTGGTGCGTATTTGGCTTGGACAAATTCGTGAAATAGCTTTTGATGCAGAAGATGTGATTGATGAGTTCATAGTCAAAGTACATCTCCAGCGACTAGAACAGCAACTTAAGAAGAAACCCAGCATCGGAGCTCACATCAAGGAATCATTGAGATGTTGTTTTACTACCACCAAACAGTTACCACTTCGGCATGAGTTTGGAATTCAAATCAGGGTGATCAATGATAAGGTGAAGAAGTTGTCAACCACCAAGGACATGTACAGTCATTTGCTAGAAAATGGAGAAAGTGGTTTTGGCACATCTATGAATAATATCTCCTCGACATCGTTGCAAGAGAAGATCAAGTCAAGACGAGCTGCAATTGCCAAAGAGGAATACCGAGATGCGGCCAACATTCATGAGAATAGCGCGAAGCGGATCACCAACTCGTTGATGGGTAATGAAGGTAACGGCGATCAAAAGAGACTACGCATAATTTCAATTGTAGGGATGGGTGGTGTGGGTAAGACTACTCTGGCTAAGAGGGCTTATAATGACGACATTGTTATGCAAAATTTTGAAACCTGTGCTTTTGTTTATGTATCACAAACTTATATTGTGAAAGACCTCTTAAGGAGCATTATGAAGAAATTCTTTTCTGTCTCTAATGAGGAAGAGGTGTCTTGTTCGAGGCTTTATAATTATTTGCAGGGGAATAAGTACTTGATAGTGTTGGATGACATCTGGGACACAGATGCTTGGGATGGCTTAAAAAGTGCTTTTCCGGATGAAAAGAACGGAAGCAGAGTACTGCTGACCACTCGCCACAAACATGTAGCTCGGTATGCTGATTCCTCTTGTAGCAGTAACATCCACGAATTGGGCGTGATAACTGAATTTGATCAGAGTTGGGAGCTCTTTCTAAAGAAAACATTTCCATCAAGCAGCAGCAGTCAACAACCTGTGTGTCCAAAAGAATTAGAGTACTTGGGAAAGCAGATGGTGGAGAAGTGTCATGGATTGCCTCTCGCAATTGTGGTGTTAGGAAGTCTCTTATCAAGCAAAGAAAGGTCAGAGCATGAATGGTCTAGGGTAAACGACAGTGTAAATTGGCATCTGAGCCAAGGTAATGATGCTTATAAATGTTCGGGAATTCTAGCCTTGAGTTATTATGACTTGCCCTATTTCTTGAAGCCGTGCTTTCTTTATATGAGCCTTTTTCCTGAAGACAGCGAGATCCGTGCAACAAAGTTATATCAATATTGGATTGCAGAAGGATTTGTTCAAAAGAGAGATCAACAAACTCCAGAAGATGTTGCGGAGGATTACTTAGTGGAATTAATAAGTAGAAGCTTGATTCAGATTGACAGATTCAGATGTGACGGACGTGTGAAAACATGTCGCATTCATGATTTACTTCGTGACCTCGCTATTGCAGAATCTAAAGAAGATCAGTTTTCTCAAATTTTCAGAGGAGTTCAGGAATTTTATCTCAATCAAAGCAATGTTCGCCGGGTCGCTGTTTGTAGTACTGCTGATGATTCTCAGAAGGAGCACTACTTCAACGAATTACGTCACCTAATAACAGTTCGTTCTTTGATGTGTAGGGGCCTACATTTTATGCAGCTTGATTACCTAAATTCTTCGTTCGGAGGTTTCAAATTATTAAGGGTGCTGGAATTCAGTGGTTCCACTGGGATTTCTACTGGACAATTTCCATCATTACCAAAGGAGCTCGGAGAACTCCTCCATTTGAGATACTTGAGCTTAGAAGATACTAAGCTAGAAAGATTGAATACAAGTTACTTAAGGAAGCTCGTCAATCTACAAATTCTCAACCTCAATCGCTGCGGTACGAAACTTACTCTGGATGATAAGATTGGGAGCTTGCACCAATTGAGACATTTATATCTAGGCGGCCTTAGCCACGATACATCTGGTACATCTACTGTTTCTAATCATTTGGGGATTGGTAATCTTACAAATCTCCAGACACTTCGCATTGAGGCTGGGAACTGGATATATGGGGGTGCATTGAAAAACTTGTGTTCTCTTAAAAAATTGAGGATAGATGGCTGTTTAAGTGCACATTCAGAGGAAATCTCGGATGCCATTATGAAATTAGTTGGTCTTAAATCTTTGCTGCTACAGTCTCTCAATACTTTAACCGATGGAGTACCACTGATATCCATCAGCTTCGCAAGCCATACGAATCTCCATAATCTACTTCTGAAAGGGGAGCTTCATGCATGGACAGGATCTGTTTCATTCCCACCAAATCTTACTAAGCTAATATTGGAGGATTCGCGCATTGTCACGGACCCAATGGTGATTCTAGAAAAGCTTCCAAAATTAACATTCTTACATTTGGGATTTAAATCTTATGCTGGAGAGAAAATGGTTTGCTCAGCAGGAGGTTTCGCAAGTCTTCAAACATTGAGACTTGTCTCTTTGGAGAGAGTAGAGCAGTGGATAGTGGAAAAGGGAGCAATGGAAAAACTTACACGTTTGGAGATTCTTCTGTGTGGGAAGCTGGCAAAGCTTCCTCTAAAACAGCTGATTTCACTCCAAAAGTTGATACTAAATGCTACACACTACACACCCAGTCAATGGTCAGAAGCGCCCGAACTTGCCTCCTTAATAAGACCCTAGAAAGGTTACTATATTTTTCATATATGTTGCTGTTttgtattttaaatttttttttttttttctgatcagAAAATCTGCAACAAGTCGATTATGCTGTAACTATTTTCTTTAGAATGAATTCTTTACTAGAGCATCAATTTGCTTCATTTGGTACCGGATCAGCCTCTGGCGCACGGTCCATAATGAATTCTTTACATGAAAGTATTGGGTTTGACCGATCACTTCCAGCAATAATGTTGTTCAGTTCATGAATCAAACCAATAAGAGTATCCTTCTGAAATCTACTTGAATTGTTttgaaataaatacaaaaaaaactTCTCGGAGAATGCATAAAGTTCATCCGTTGTCTGGCGACTTGTACTGGTTATGCAATAAATGGCCCCGGAAATGTCATTTTGCTCCAATTTCATGCAAAATCTCTCCTTGATGATGGGAGTAGGTGGTACTCTATTTGCTTGAATCAAGTGCTTCCAAGTAGTCTCCAATAATTCTCCCCGTGATCCATGAAACGCGTAAAGAGGGATATAATTATGCTATTACTGATTTTCATGTGGTCTCCGTTATAGGAAGCCTTCAAATGTTTCGAGAAATTTCTACTGCAATGAGAGAAATTAAAGAAATACCTTTCCAGCTCTACAAGCCTCCAAGAGCTTTTTTATGTGACGCTTTGTGTTGAAGTGGCAGTCATGATGCAACATCTGCTGATATACACTTGACCTCACTTTCTCTTCCAATTTTAGCAAACACAGTTGAAGACTTGACGACATGAATTCTTCTGGAGAACTGTGACTCCATGTATTTATGAACCCATTGTTCTCCAGATGAACTACAACCTGTCGTCAAATTGTTTTACTTCAGGGTTCAACCATTCTCTCCATCACTTTGAACCAATTTCAAAATAAAGTTTACTCCAATCTTCCCATTTTTTAACTTTGTATATTGAAAACTAGTCAGCTGGCTATATGAATGATATAAAGTGGAAAGGAATTAGTGTACTTTACTTTTGGGATCATGTACAAGACTGCAAGCAAATTCCAGAAAAACTCAATTTGGCTCCTATCAGCCAGGATTATAGTATGCTCCCGGGATACTGTAGAGAACTAATGTAGAAACGTTTTGAAGAAAGTACAGAGAGAATCAAATATTACGGTACACTGATGGAAAGGAAGAGATAGCTACATAGCAACAACCCTAAAATTATGTCAGATTCTCGAAATCAGGTGGATAGCAAAGGGTTCCACCGGCCATCATGACAGAGATGGGATGGACGGACATATTGCCATGTTGGGATATCACCAATACCAGGCAGAGGCTTGAGCTTTGCCATTGGTGCACAGCGAGTAGAAGTCATCCTCCACAGATGTTGAAGCCAAAAGGTGTCATGAATGAATTAAAAAACCTGATGAAGCAAAATTCTTTACGAGTCTGAAAAGTGATCGATCAGGAACCAACCGCTCCCTTCCATGTTCCCACCCCTTGATTACGAGTCTGAAAAGTGATTAAGCTACTCCATTCAGCCTTGATTATGAGTTTGCAAAAGAGTGTCACAAACACAAAACTCCGACCTTCATATGCTACGTCTTTCTCTCCCTTTCCAAACTCCTGTTATTTGAATCTCCAGAGTTTGAACACCTATTCCGACTAGTTTGGAACATCCTAGTATAAAGTACAATAGGAAGCAAAAACAAGTTACGAAAAAAACACAACATCGTTTGTACCTTTTCCTCGTCTCCTGACTAGTTTTATGAATCCTAGCAAAAGGAAAAGTAAATATACTCAAATTAGCTCAAACCACGATattccaaatccatttcataaaaaggaaaacaaattCAGTACTTATAACTTTGAGAAAGAGAACCTGTCAATGTGCAGAGACctgagtggtggtggtggcggtgatcAGCGAGTAAAATTGCTCTGGTAACCGGGATAAGAAATGGATATGAGAGAGGTGAGACCTTGAATACTGGTGACAATTGATATCACTGCCTTGTTGTTGATATCTTCTAACTTCAATGACTTAAGACAAGGAAACGAGTGTGGTGTCGTTCTCAGTCTTCGACACTTCTTGATGTTCAAACTCTCCAGTGAAGGGAAGGAGTAATAAGGTGGTGGAGGAGAAGGATTCCAGTCGAGTAAACTTTCCATACCATCAACGTTCAACTCAATCAAAGAAGGGAACAAATATATTGGACCATTTCccgtgctactgctgctgctttctCCTTCTTCTTGATTGTAAAATTCTTTACCCAAACGCTTGACAGAATTCATTGCTTTTATGCGAAGAACACTAAGACATGGGAGGAGACCCAAGTTTGGAAGCTTGTCACAACGGTTGCATTAAAATAAACACAGCTCCACCAAATTCGGTAGGCAATAAGATGAACCAATCCACTTCGGAAGCTTGGAACCCTCAAATCTTTGTATCTTCAGTTCTTCCAAGTTAGGATGAGGCTGGAGACCTTCCAGCAccatactatcctcatcatttgAACGACACGAGCTCCAGTGAAGATGCAATAGCTTAATGCATTGCTTGTCCTTCAGACATGCCCTTTCTGCGTCTATCTGACCTTTCACATTCTCCAGATTTTTTATCACTAGAAGCTGAAGAGAGTTTAGGCTTGCTAATTCTTCGATCCCACTAGAATTATTTGTTACCCAGGAGACGTGTTCTTTCCTCACCAAGTAAGACCGTAATTCTTGAATCTGAGTTGCTTCATTTATACCTCTAGGCATTTCATCTTCATCTCTACTATGTGTAAACCGTCTCAGTTTGTGCCAGTATGTAACCTCCGTGGGAAGCTTACATTTGGATCCTAGTCTCACTATCCCCAACTTATAGAGTTTGATGATGCATGATTCAGGCAGAACCTCGATCGCAGTACCTTCCAGATCAAGACGCAGTAGATTTTGGAGAGACCCAATATTTTCCGGTAACACAGTAAGATTACGGCAACAGCTGATATCTAAAGTCTTCAAATTGGTGAGCCCAGCGATAGAATCAGGTAGAACTTTTGGGTCTGAATAAGAGAGATCCAGATGCCATAAGTTTCTCATAGAACCTATTCCGTTGAGAACATTATGAACATTTTGGCCGTGATTAAACTTCAAAATCTGCAGATGGTAGAGCTGACGGATGGATGGAGCATGGACATCTTGAATATTAGAATAACTGAGGTCAAGGTACCTCAGGTGTTTAAACTCAAAAGGGGAAGATACTGTCTTCAGACTATAACCACCGAGCCGATGTATTACACGCAGACGCTTGTTACCAAGTAGACTCGGATAAAAATAGCCCTCTTCTTGCCAAAATACTGTCCGCAGTTTCTCTGCATTTTTCAAGGCATCGGAAactatttcttcttcttattcttcttctttttttttcacgaTCAACTGTAGACGACGAACTTGAGAAACATAACTTTTTACTCCACCTGCGTTCAGAACTGAGACGTCATGACTGCCAGCGACACTTAGTGCAAGATCGTGAACTAAATCATGCATTTTGAATGTTTGAATGTCACCCAAGTCGTCCTTTTTTACATCTTGGAAGAACGAGCTAGACAACAAACAAAGGAAATAGTCATTACCAATATCTTCCAACGAGTTTTCATATCCTCCACGACAAGGATGAATGAATCCTTCAGCCATCCATAATTGAATCAATGCTTCTCTATTAAATTCCCAATCTTTGGGAAATAA
This is a stretch of genomic DNA from Papaver somniferum cultivar HN1 chromosome 1, ASM357369v1, whole genome shotgun sequence. It encodes these proteins:
- the LOC113324030 gene encoding putative disease resistance protein At1g50180, with product MEAVIKFFLGKLTTLISDEIGLLSGVDDEVRQLQKHLQWMSESIKYADEKRRSSQLVRIWLGQIREIAFDAEDVIDEFIVKVHLQRLEQQLKKKPSIGAHIKESLRCCFTTTKQLPLRHEFGIQIRVINDKVKKLSTTKDMYSHLLENGESGFGTSMNNISSTSLQEKIKSRRAAIAKEEYRDAANIHENSAKRITNSLMGNEGNGDQKRLRIISIVGMGGVGKTTLAKRAYNDDIVMQNFETCAFVYVSQTYIVKDLLRSIMKKFFSVSNEEEVSCSRLYNYLQGNKYLIVLDDIWDTDAWDGLKSAFPDEKNGSRVLLTTRHKHVARYADSSCSSNIHELGVITEFDQSWELFLKKTFPSSSSSQQPVCPKELEYLGKQMVEKCHGLPLAIVVLGSLLSSKERSEHEWSRVNDSVNWHLSQGNDAYKCSGILALSYYDLPYFLKPCFLYMSLFPEDSEIRATKLYQYWIAEGFVQKRDQQTPEDVAEDYLVELISRSLIQIDRFRCDGRVKTCRIHDLLRDLAIAESKEDQFSQIFRGVQEFYLNQSNVRRVAVCSTADDSQKEHYFNELRHLITVRSLMCRGLHFMQLDYLNSSFGGFKLLRVLEFSGSTGISTGQFPSLPKELGELLHLRYLSLEDTKLERLNTSYLRKLVNLQILNLNRCGTKLTLDDKIGSLHQLRHLYLGGLSHDTSGTSTVSNHLGIGNLTNLQTLRIEAGNWIYGGALKNLCSLKKLRIDGCLSAHSEEISDAIMKLVGLKSLLLQSLNTLTDGVPLISISFASHTNLHNLLLKGELHAWTGSVSFPPNLTKLILEDSRIVTDPMVILEKLPKLTFLHLGFKSYAGEKMVCSAGGFASLQTLRLVSLERVEQWIVEKGAMEKLTRLEILLCGKLAKLPLKQLISLQKLILNATHYTPSQWSEAPELASLIRP